The following proteins are co-located in the Eleginops maclovinus isolate JMC-PN-2008 ecotype Puerto Natales chromosome 1, JC_Emac_rtc_rv5, whole genome shotgun sequence genome:
- the LOC134883922 gene encoding uncharacterized protein LOC134883922: MIRRRRIIMAGNCNSIVSLRELPFSRRSNADKLAVKELGPPRPNLNIKQVSTKAGKTYSRGFSRSWYERKTWLAGCEVANALFCYPCVLIHPDANTDTAWTKTGVTDMHHLSEKVKKHEASKMHMDSCLKLSAFGRVNIATQLDESYRIAVRRHNDEVSKNRHILGRLIDCVKFCGVFELALRGKDESEGSSNAGIFRGLVDLVASLDEVFEEHLRTATVFKGTSKTVQNELLDCMASVIRERIVEEQRPAPLPMQFWRD; the protein is encoded by the exons ATGATTCGGCGGCGCCGAATCATCATGGCTGGCAACTGCAATTCCATCGTTTCCCTGAGGGAATTACCGTTCAGTCGTCGAAGCAATGCGGATAAATTGGCTGTTAAAGAATTGGGACCACCCAGACCAAATTTAAACATCAAGCAGGTGTCAACAAAAGCGGGGAAAACATACAGCCGCGGATTTTCCCGGAGCTGGTACGAGCGGAAAACATGGCTAGCAGGTTGTGAAGTGGCTAACGCTCTGTTTTGCTACCCCTGTGTGCTAATCCACCCGGATGCCAACACTGACACCGCCTGGACAAAGACGGGTGTCACTGATATGCACCACCTCTCAGAAAAGGTGAAGAAACACGAAGCATCGAAGATGCATATGGACAGCTGCCTAAAACTGTCGGCATTTGGGAGAGTGAACATTGCCACACAGCTGGATGAGAGCTACAGGATAGCCGTGCGCCGTCACAACGATGAGGTGAGCAAGAACCGGCACATCCTAGGCCGCCTTATCGACTGTGTGAAATTCTGTGGCGTGTTTGAGTTAGCTCTGAGAGGCAAGGATGAGAGTGAGGGGTCCAGCAACGCGGGGATTTTTCGTGGACTGGTTGATTTAGTGGCGTCGCTGGACGAGGTGTTTGAGGAGCACTTAAGAACGGCCACAGTCTTTAAGGGCACATCAAAGACGGTGCAGAATGAGCTGCTGGATTGCATGGCATCTGTCATCAGAGAGCGTATCGTGGAGGAG CAACGGCCAGCTCCATTGCCGATGCAATTTTGGAGAGACTGA